The following proteins come from a genomic window of Drosophila sulfurigaster albostrigata strain 15112-1811.04 chromosome X, ASM2355843v2, whole genome shotgun sequence:
- the LOC133848330 gene encoding uncharacterized protein LOC133848330 produces the protein MFQIPRPSRLTLQGAAIALGMVLLMSCVRPLGVLFLGLFSYWLYWTRCSFRVVLTPELRAKFESWLQRAEDWRRNSPGMFCVVSSGCLATLAILGHLISGSTLVLTLLVLSALISTKYNFKLLQIERKDFQWSEKINYNNVDAELDDEFMPDVNDANLFVLERASDVATISSPIDADGMGDDIDDDERSDDIPSELLLIPDAIPEIDEHSTDEDDELVPLSRTKSKTTTTSGVTQSANNPVNAAAAAPHEQYDQRSTTTTTAAATITTTTEDGESTMDFRRGHFKRDSSLSTTSSSSEESLSKGLQFPDHTSVDAPALRQLTAPPSAASASASSSEATAAGAIIALAVKSQAQSLLPSLMSNLVGQWSNAATAAAQPVSGGEVVRMDQQQQLVKPQRRQVTALDSSDESDFEILETDDFK, from the exons TGTACGTCCCTTGGGTGTGCTTTTCCTGGGCCTCTTCAGTTACTGGCTCTACTGGACACGTTGCAGTTTTCGCGTTGTCCTCACTCCCGAACTGCGCGCCAAATTTGAATCGTGGCTGCAACGCGCCGAAGACTGGCGTCGCAATTCTCCGGGCATGTTCTGCGTGGTGAGCAGTGGCTGCCTGGCCACCTTGGCCATTTTGGGTCACCTGATCTCTGGCTCCACATTGGTGCTGACTCTGCTGGTGCTCTCCGCCCTCATCTCCACCAAATACAACTTCAAGTTGCTCCAAATTGAACGCAAGG ACTTCCAATGGTCGGAGAAGATCAACTACAACAATGTGGATGCCGAGCTGGACGATGAGTTTATGCCGGACGTGAACGATGCGAATCTGTTTGTGCTGGAGCGTGCCAGCGATGTGGCCACGATCAGTTCCCCCATCGATGCCGATGGCATGGGCGATGATATCGACGACGATGAGCGCAGCGATGACATACCATCAGAGTTGTTGCTCATACCCGATGCCATACCCGAGATCGATGAGCACTCCACCGACGAGGACGATGAGTTGGTGCCACTTTCACGAACCAAGagcaagacaacaacaacaagtggtGTCACACAGTCAGCCAACAATCCCgttaatgctgctgctgctgctccacatGAGCAATACGATCAgcgatcaacaacaacaacaacagcagcagcaacaataacaacaacaacagaagacGGCGAGTCCACAATGGATTTTCGTAGGGGGCATTTTAAGCGCGACTCATCGCTGTCCACCACCTCATCATCGTCCGAGGAGAGTCTGTCCAAGGGTCTGCAATTTCCCGATCACACCAGCGTCGATGCTCCCGCCCTGCGGCAATTGACCGCGCCTCCATCCgctgcatcagcatcagcatccaGCAGCGAGGCGACGGCAGCCGGTGCAATAATCGCCCTGGCGGTGAAATCCCAAGCGCAGTCCCTGCTCCCCAGCCTGATGTCCAATTTGGTTGGCCAGTGGAGCaatgctgcaactgctgctgctcagccaGTCAGCGGGGGCGAAGTGGTCAGGATggatcaacagcagcaattggtTAAGCCGCAGCGACGTCAAGTCACCGCTCTCGATTCGTCCGATGAGAGCGATTTTGAGATACTCGAAACGGATGATTTTAAGTAA
- the LOC133848329 gene encoding pickpocket protein 28, whose translation MLGRRQSYEMETDMESNNKMCIDLTAKKSHNSIAKGLTLTYQDYCQHTSIHGVQYLGEKERPIKERVFWLVVFVVSIYCCARLINNAYTKWDATPVIVSFAERSTPVWNIPFPAVTICSETKRVLKKSGDHNSYANLYNQFTAAMHTTRIFKPQNITAKEMEEFRTLLHVCNTKILQQDTPLIPGEEFDYFEVLDRMLPPFERYFFYCRWLSRYNECDKYFHKTLTEEGICYTFNGLPPTEIYRENTYQYHRSAAENFTQSSWSLETGYDASSDVETFPARVLSAGARSGIFMALQSFKQEVDYACRGPVQGFKVLLHAPDDVPQVSKQFVRIPMGREVLIAVKPNMITTSTGIAEYHPQRRQCFLSHERLLRFFKIYSESNCQLECLANFTLSKCGCVKFSMPRSLEMPVCGEEKIHCYERAERDQLVHEFQRVRLLNGGDTEEPQGGAQSACNCLPACTSLVYNTEISQANFDLEEMLAAEGDTEFMREYPGSQMSRLSIYFKQSQFITSKRSELYGITDFLANCGGIFGLFMGFSILSLVELLYHFTLRFGANLKHLFKVNL comes from the exons aTGTTGGGTCGCCGCCAGAGTTATGAAATGGAAACGGACATGGAGAGCAACAATAAGATGTGCATCGATTTGACAGCAAAAAAGTCGCACAATTCGATCGCCAAAGGATTGACATTAACATATCAGGATTATTGCCAACACACCTCGATACATGGAGTGCAATATCTGGGTGAAAAAGAGCGACCGATCAAGGAACGTGTCTTCTGGCTGGTCGTATTTGTGGTATCCATCTATTGTTGTGCCCGCTTGATAAACAACGCCTACACCAAATGGGATGCAACACCGGTGATTGTGAGTTTCGCTGAGCGTTCGACGCCCGTTTGGAATATTCCCTTCCCCGCCGTCACCATTTGTTCGGAGACGAAACGTGTGCTGAAGAAGAGCGGCGATCACAATTCGTATGCTAATTTGTACAATCAATTTACGGCCGCCATGCATACCACACGCATCTTTAAGCCACAGAATATTACGGCCAAGGAAATGGAAGAATTTCGCACATTGTTGCATGTCTGCAACACGAAAATCCTGCAACAGGATACACCCTTAATACCGGGCGAAGAATTCGATTACTTTGAGGTGCTCGATCGCATGTTGCCGCCCTTCGAACGGTATTTCTTCTACTGCCGATGGCTGAGTCGCTACAATGAGTGCGACAAATACTTTCACAAAACACTCACCGAGGAGGGAATTTGCTATACGTTCAATGGTCTACCTCCCACGGAGATTTATCGCGAGAACACCTATCAGTATCATCGCAGTGCTGCCGAGAATTTCACCCAGTCTTCGTGGAGCCTGGAGACGGGCTACGATGCCAGCAGCGATGTGGAAACATTTCCAGCCCGTGTCCTCAGCGCTGGCGCAAGATCGGGCATATTCATGGCACTGCAGAGCTTCAAGCAGGAGGTGGACTATGCGTGTCGTGGCCCCGTGCAGGGATTCAAG GTCCTGTTGCATGCCCCCGACGATGTGCCGCAGGTGTCGAAACAATTTGTGCGCATTCCGATGGGTCGCGAGGTGCTGATTGCGGTCAAACCGAATATGATAACGACATCGACGGGCATTGCCGAATATCATCCGCAGCGACGCCAATGCTTTCTGAGTCACGAGCGATTGTTGCGCTTCTTCAAGATCTACTCCGAGTCCAATTGCCAGCTGGAGTGTCTGGCGAATTTCACGCTCAGCAAATGCGGCTGCGTCAAGTTCTCGATGCCACGAAGCCTCGAGATGCCCGTCTGCGGTGAGGAGAAGATCCATTGCTATGAACGTGCCGAACGCGATCAGTTGGTCCATGAGTTTCAAAGGGTTCGCCTCCTAAATGGAGGCGACACTGAGGAGCCGCAAGGTGGGGCACAGTCCGCTTGCAATTGTCTGCCCGCGTGCACATCGTTGGTGTACAACACGGAAATCTCGCAGGCCAACTTTGATCTGGAGGAGATGCTGGCCGCCGAGGGCGATACGGAATTTATGCGCGAATATCCGGGATCACAGATGTCGCGTCTGTCGATCTACTTCAAGCAGAGTCAGTTTATCACCTCGAAGCGTTCCGAGTTGTATGGCATCACggactttttggccaattgcGGCGGCATCTTTGGCCTCTTTATGGGTTTCTCCATACTGAGCTTGGTTGAGCTATTGTATCACTTTACATTGCGTTTCGGTGCCAATCTGAAACATTTGTTCAAAGTGAATTTATAA